A genomic window from Glycine max cultivar Williams 82 chromosome 17, Glycine_max_v4.0, whole genome shotgun sequence includes:
- the LOC100794740 gene encoding uncharacterized protein, whose protein sequence is MAIIGCSSDGHMDDTKFSKPMPWIGIYIAAASLACLIAMAADLIHGIRGRKLWFPCKFFCLNATSLAIIAVAVKLSVDLNTPMPHRHDQLSKLSSSALICTIMANSMPTLGITENKDTMMNFMAMAILVITMIVNICIQFVTGVIYLFWVEHAVIMLIMLILLMTMASSAISLPKMKHYFELKYKMNEEALKEGSKLLGEEGNQMVNRLRDQLMKIWMMAHTSSPQFVLGRSVTGTASGAFCLLSTLTLVEAMLRSYLMPWSFDFCTGDTDYKWSIILILIVQVAAVVVGTIAPAFRWFIAITYKCPNVRKKRCKRRFHVEGYWTTKLLLIKESPLGFRIHNRQYRKLAHDAKLVLLCFCVKLQVGIVLMCKVTQYVSIYLMYLILTCCDHCKKVKSKFVSSASSVSSSATTESRPGPKLDLRRFVLHLEGEEELVEVMLKQNRDATIHWVQVGEKKQPKLLIELLEQKCSFLQGFKGVETFDSDQVLSLHCVEAAYSWSLPLVTLASVVVSLPNINRDSVKKLISTLNEGLHFVKFIENNLDKERELFRLRTAAEIVWLGVDLYDKWLDVDLHELSLQDKSPKETLEKLADAAKIRYEKFRAKYNHICIKESPSLWPIKVSASHTMYRICKTALLNHELLRDNSSERLFEALTVMISDILGACLTNLPLVISNKCLNSTIEEREDTVRHAVYILGKTKKIIEMLEKRAFPRVNFCQGTFIEDWRSMHKQNSFLHFVPSSLENDTHTDPLKSNDLYLNVD, encoded by the coding sequence ATGGCAATAATCGGTTGCAGCAGTGATGGACACATGGATGACACAAAGTTCAGCAAACCGATGCCATGGATTGGCATATACATAGCAGCAGCATCTCTTGCCTGTCTCATAGCAATGGCAGCAGATCTCATACACGGAATTCGCGGTCGCAAACTTTGGTTCCCTTGCAAATTCTTCTGCCTAAACGCCACTTCCTTGGCCATAATAGCTGTTGCAGTGAAGTTATCAGTGGATCTCAACACCCCCATGCCTCACCGCCACGATCAGCTATCGAAACTCAGCAGCAGCGCCTTGATCTGCACAATAATGGCCAATTCCATGCCAACTCTTGGCATCACAGAGAACAAGGACACCATGATGAACTTCATGGCCATGGCCATACTTGTGATCACCATGATTGTGAACATCTGCATACAGTTTGTCACTGGTGTTATTTATTTGTTCTGGGTGGAACATGCTGTCATCATGCTCATCATGCTAATTTTGTTGATGACCATGGCCTCCTCAGCCATAAGTCTTCCAAAGATGAAACACTACTTTGAGCTGAAGTATAAGATGAATGAAGAGGCACTTAAAGAGGGTTCAAAACTACTTGGTGAGGAAGGGAATCAAATGGTCAACAGACTCAGAGATCAGCTCATGAAAATTTGGATGATGGCTCACACAAGTAGTCCTCAATTTGTTCTTGGAAGGTCAGTGACTGGTACTGCTTCTGGTGCCTTTTGTCTTCTCAGTACCTTAACTTTAGTAGAGGCTATGCTTCGATCTTACTTGATGCCATGGTCGTTTGATTTTTGCACTGGTGACACTGACTACAAGTGGTCCATAATCTTAATTCTCATAGTTCAGGTTGCTGCAGTGGTGGTGGGTACTATAGCTCCTGCTTTTAGATGGTTCATTGCCATAACTTATAAGTGTCCCAATGTGAGGAAaaagagatgcaagagaaggttcCATGTAGAAGGGTACTGGACTACCAAGCTATTGTTGATTAAAGAAAGCCCTCTTGGTTTTCGAATTCATAATAGGCAGTACAGAAAACTTGCCCATGATGCAAAACTTGTTCTATTGTGTTTCTGTGTTAAACTGCAGGTGGGGATTGTGCTAATGTGTAAAGTCACCCAATACGTTTCAATATACCTCATGTACTTGATCTTGACATGTTGTGATCATTGCAAGAAGGTGAAATCCAAGTTTGTTTCTAGCGCCTCAAGCGTTAGCAGCTCGGCAACTACAGAATCAAGGCCTGGACCAAAGCTAGACCTGAGACGTTTTGTCTTGCATCTTGAAGGTGAGGAAGAGTTAGTTGAGGTGATGTTGAAACAGAACCGTGATGCCACTATTCACTGGGTTCAAGTGGGAGAAAAGAAGCAGCCAAAACTTCTCATTGAGTTATTGGAGCAGAAATGTTCTTTCTTGCAAGGATTCAAGGGAGTGGAGACATTTGACAGTGACCAAGTTCTTTCTCTACATTGTGTAGAAGCTGCATATAGTTGGTCACTTCCTTTGGTGACACTAGCTAGCGTTGTAGTATCGCTTCCAAACATCAATAGGGATTCAGTCAAAAAATTGATAAGTACTCTAAATGAAGGACTCCACTTTGTAAAGTTCATAGAAAATAACTTGGACAAAGAACGAGAATTGTTTAGACTCAGGACTGCTGCAGAAATTGTGTGGCTTGGAGTTGATCTATATGATAAGTGGCTAGATGTGGATCTTCATGAGCTATCGCTTCAAGACAAGAGCCCCAAAGAGACACTTGAGAAACTAGCTGATGCTGCAAAAATCAGGTATGAGAAATTTAGAGCCAAATATAACCACATATGCATAAAGGAAAGCCCTTCCTTATGGCCCATCAAAGTGTCCGCATCTCACACTATGTACAGAATATGTAAAACTGCTCTCTTAAATCATGAACTCTTAAGAGACAATTCAAGTGAGAGGTTGTTTGAAGCGCTTACAGTGATGATTTCTGATATATTGGGTGCATGTCTCACCAACTTGCCCCTTGTTATATCCAACAAGTGTTTGAATAGCACCATTGAAGAGAGGGAGGATACTGTCAGACATGCAGTTTACATTCTTGGTAAGACCAAGAAGATTATAGAAATGCTAGAAAAGAGAGCGTTTCCCCGCGTGAATTTCTGCCAAGGGACCTTCATTGAAGATTGGCGTTCAATGCATAAGCAAAACAGTTTTTTGCACTTTGTTCCATCTTCACTGGAGAATGACACTCATACAGATCCTCTCAAATCAAATGATCTTTACCTAAATGTTGACTAA
- the LOC100804098 gene encoding uncharcterized protein, with translation MGGHGGLNILPQKRWNVYNFDNREKVRRDEEQAAREEQLKREETRKRDAELRLDRLRVARGLAPSIPPPPESEPQPSSRSEPVPSSDPGHINLFEGINIFDPIQKDGAAERDWAKRRKKIEKGGGPKPKPTVSVGPEDEKYRLGYGLAGKGVQLPWYLRKPDGEGVGDDNKDEGGDVDRRENKGEKKRKTMEELREERLKRERKEKDRERALRHEKMQSHRDGSGYGSRRRFTR, from the coding sequence ATGGGAGGGCACGGAGGTCTCAACATTCTCCCCCAAAAGCGATGGAACGTTTACAATTTCGACAACAGAGAGAAGGTCCGTCGCGACGAAGAGCAAGCCGCCAGGGAGGAGCAGCTCAAGCGTGAAGAGACCCGGAAGCGCGACGCCGAGCTCCGCCTCGACCGACTCCGCGTCGCTCGAGGCTTGGCGCCGTCGATTCCGCCGCCTCCCGAATCCGAACCTCAGCCTTCCTCCCGCTCCGAACCCGTGCCTTCCTCCGACCCTGGCCACATCAACCTCTTCGAGGGGATCAACATTTTTGACCCAATTCAGAAGGACGGTGCTGCTGAAAGGGATTGGGcgaagaggaggaagaagattGAGAAGGGAGGAGGACCCAAGCCCAAGCCCACAGTTTCTGTGGGCCCGGAGGATGAGAAGTATAGGCTGGGCTATGGGCTTGCGGGGAAGGGGGTTCAGTTGCCGTGGTATCTTCGGAAGCCTGATGGTGAAGGTGTCGGTGATGATAATAAGGATGAAGGTGGTGACGTGGATAGGAGAGAAAATAAGGgtgagaagaagaggaagactATGGAGGAATTGAGGGAAGAGAGGTTGAAAAGGGAGAGGAAAGAGAAGGATAGGGAGAGGGCTTTGAGACACGAGAAGATGCAGAGTCACAGAGATGGTTCTGGTTATGGCAGTAGGAGGAGGTTCACCAGATGA
- the LOC100804630 gene encoding uncharacterized protein isoform X2 translates to MAINKTEICMKATTSNKRSLLHLENLTLPSVVVIAANMGCNGCRGRVSRVVSKITGLTEYTVDVRKKEVTIKGDFIANCNFQNETIRRNTLQSANDPPKSLSTFLTHSDEH, encoded by the exons ATGGCCATTAACAAAACAGAGATTTGCATGAAGGCTACCACAAGTAATAAACGTTCCCTTTTACACTTAGAGAACTTGACACTCCCTTCG GTTGTAGTGATAGCAGCAAATATGGGGTGCAATGGGTGCAGAGGGAGAGTTTCCAGAGTTGTATCTAAAATAACTG GGTTGACAGAGTACACAGTTGATGTGCGCAAAAAAGAAGTAACTATTAAGGGAGATTTCATAGCAAATTGCAATTTCCAGAATGAAACCATTAGAAGAAACACCCTGCAGAGTGCGAACGATCCACCCAAGTCCCTGTCTACGTTTTTAACTCACTCAGACGAACattaa
- the LOC100804630 gene encoding uncharacterized protein isoform X1, with protein MAINKTEICMKATTSNKRSLLHLENLTLPSFQVVVIAANMGCNGCRGRVSRVVSKITGLTEYTVDVRKKEVTIKGDFIANCNFQNETIRRNTLQSANDPPKSLSTFLTHSDEH; from the exons ATGGCCATTAACAAAACAGAGATTTGCATGAAGGCTACCACAAGTAATAAACGTTCCCTTTTACACTTAGAGAACTTGACACTCCCTTCG TTTCAGGTTGTAGTGATAGCAGCAAATATGGGGTGCAATGGGTGCAGAGGGAGAGTTTCCAGAGTTGTATCTAAAATAACTG GGTTGACAGAGTACACAGTTGATGTGCGCAAAAAAGAAGTAACTATTAAGGGAGATTTCATAGCAAATTGCAATTTCCAGAATGAAACCATTAGAAGAAACACCCTGCAGAGTGCGAACGATCCACCCAAGTCCCTGTCTACGTTTTTAACTCACTCAGACGAACattaa
- the LOC100805159 gene encoding vesicle-associated protein 1-2, producing MSTGELLNIEPLELKFPFELKKQISCSLQLSNKTDSYVAFKVKTTNPKKYCVRPNTGVVTPRSTCDVIVTMQAQKEAPADMQCKDKFLLQSVKTVDGTSPKDITADMFNKEAGHVVEECKLRVLYVSPPQPPSPVPEGSEEGSSPRGSVSENGNANGSDFTQAARGFTERPESQDRSAEARALISRLTEEKNNAIQQNSKLCQELELLKREGNKSRGGVSFVIVVLIGLLGIIMGYLMKTT from the exons ATGAGCACTGGGGAGCTTCTCAACATCGAACCTCTCGAACTCAAGTTCCCCT tTGAGCTGAAGAAGCAGATCTCATGTTCTCTTCAATTGTCCAATAAGACCGATAGCTATGTAGCCTTCAag GTGAAAACAACCAATCCGAAGAAGTATTGTGTTCGTCCGAACACTGGGGTTGTCACGCCTCGATCTACGTGTGATGTTATCG TTACCATGCAAGCGCAAAAAGAGGCTCCTGCTGATATGCAATGCAAGGATAAGTTTCTTCTTCAGAGTGTAAAAACTGTTGATGGTACCAGTCCGAAGGATATCACTGCAGACATG TTCAACAAGGAGGCAGGGCATGTGGTTGAGGAGTGCAAATTGAGAGTGCTGTATGTTTCTCCACCTCAACCACCGTCTCCAGTCCCAGAAGGTTCGGAGGAAGGATCCTCACCTAGAGGTTCTGTTTCAGAGAATGGAAATGCCAATGGTTCTGACTTCACACAA GCGGCAAGAGGATTTACTGAGCGACCTGAATCTCAAGACAGATCTGCAGAG GCTAGAGCTCTTATCTCAAGGCTGACTGAAGAAAAGAATAATGCAATTCAACAAAATAGCAAGCTCTGCCAGGAACTG GAGCTACTGAAGAGGGAAGGCAACAAAAGTCGTGGTGGAGTCTCATTTGTCATTGTCGTATTaattggcttgcttggcataatTATGGGGTATCTCATGAAGACAACCTAA
- the LOC100805699 gene encoding probable aspartyl protease At4g16563 encodes MASTTMLLLVVFMILCISHPSFQMVLVPLTHTLSKAQFNSTHHLLKSTSTRSAKRFRRQLSLPLSPGSDYTLSFNLGPQAQAQPITLYMDTGSDLVWFPCAPFKCILCEGKPNEPNASPPTNITQSVAVSCKSPACSAAHNLAPPSDLCAAARCPLESIETSDCANFKCPPFYYAYGDGSLIARLYRDTLSLSSLFLRNFTFGCAHTTLAEPTGVAGFGRGLLSLPAQLATLSPQLGNRFSYCLVSHSFDSERVRKPSPLILGRYEEKEKEKIGGGVAEFVYTSMLENPKHPYFYTVSLIGIAVGKRTIPAPEMLRRVNNRGDGGVVVDSGTTFTMLPAGFYNSVVDEFDRRVGRDNKRARKIEEKTGLAPCYYLNSVADVPALTLRFAGGKNSSVVLPRKNYFYEFSDGSDGAKGKRKVGCLMLMNGGDEADLSGGPGATLGNYQQQGFEVEYDLEEKRVGFARRQCALLWERLNRDKN; translated from the coding sequence ATGGCTTCCACAACTATGTTGTTGCTGGTCGTGTTCATGATTCTATGTATATCACACCCCTCATTTCAAATGGTTCTTGTGCCTTTAACACACACACTTTCCAAAGCCCAATTCAACAGCACCCACCACCTTCTCAAATCCACTTCCACCCGTTCCGCAAAACGCTTCCGCCGCCAACTCTCCCTCCCACTCTCCCCGGGCAGCGACTACACTCTCTCCTTCAACCTGGGCCCGCAGGCCCAGGCCCAGCCCATTACGCTCTACATGGACACTGGCAGCGACTTAGTCTGGTTCCCCTGCGCCCCTTTTAAATGCATACTCTGCGAGGGAAAGCCCAACGAGCCCAACGCCTCTCCCCCAACCAACATCACTCAAAGCGTCGCCGTTTCGTGCAAGTCCCCCGCGTGCTCCGCAGCGCACAACTTAGCCCCTCCCTCCGATCTCTGCGCCGCCGCTCGTTGTCCTCTCGAATCAATCGAAACCTCCGATTGCGCAAATTTCAAGTGTCCACCGTTTTATTATGCTTACGGTGATGGAAGCTTAATCGCGCGTCTCTATCGTGACacgctttctctctcttctttgttTCTCAGAAATTTCACGTTCGGTTGCGCTCACACTACCCTCGCCGAACCTACTGGAGTCGCCGGATTCGGTCGTGGTTTGCTCTCTCTCCCGGCGCAGCTGGCCACGTTATCTCCTCAACTCGGAAACCGGTTTTCGTATTGTTTGGTTTCTCACTCGTTCGATTCGGAGCGAGTGAGAAAACCGAGTCCACTAATTCTTGGACGCTAcgaggagaaggagaaggagaagatTGGTGGTGGAGTGGCGGAGTTTGTTTACACGTCTATGCTTGAAAACCCTAAGCATCCTTATTTTTATACCGTTAGCTTAATCGGAATCGCCGTCGGGAAAAGGACTATTCCGGCGCCGGAGATGCTACGGCGGGTGAACAATCGAGGTGACGGCGGCGTGGTTGTGGATTCCGGCACGACGTTCACGATGTTGCCGGCGGGGTTTTATAACTCGGTGGTGGACGAGTTTGACCGCCGAGTCGGGCGAGACAACAAGCGCGCGCGTAAGATTGAAGAGAAAACGGGACTCGCGCCGTGCTATTATTTGAACTCCGTGGCGGACGTACCAGCTCTGACGCTGCGTTTTGCTGGGGGAAAGAATTCGAGTGTGGTGCTTCCTAGGAAGAACTATTTCTACGAGTTTTCGGACGGTAGTGATGGAGCGAAGGGGAAGAGGAAGGTGGGGTGCTTGATGCTGATGAACGGTGGGGATGAAGCGGATTTGAGTGGTGGGCCCGGGGCCACACTCGGGAATTACCAACAGCAAGGGTTTGAGGTTGAGTATGACTTGGAAGAGAAGCGCGTGGGGTTCGCAAGGAGGCAGTGCGCGTTGCTTTGGGAGAGACTCAATCGCGACAAAAACTAG
- the LOC100795270 gene encoding protein arginine N-methyltransferase 1.6 codes for MLPWQNLRFWKDRTTLSDILSEDALIIPCKGILRACAVSLPDLWKSRCCLSNVEGFDHSVVNATLGACGHLPDLEEGPCLPFFVWQCGEFDVLSETFDVMEFDFSKQICQCQGKSQVKFTKTGVCHGFVLWINWVMDLQNSVVISTGPGHSFPFPTLTKAMKPHSSIQHLWQKL; via the exons ATGCTTCCATGGCAGAACCTGCGGTTTTG gAAGGATCGTACAACACTTAGTGATATTCTCtctgaagatgctctgataatTCCTTGTAAAGGAATATTGAGAGCATGTGCCGTCTCTCTTCCA GATCTTTGGAAAAGTCGTTGTTGCTTGAGTAATGTTGAAGGTTTTGACCATTCAGTGGTAAATGCTACATTGGGAGCCTGTGGTCATCTACCTGATTTAGAAGAGGGTCCTTGTCTGCCTTTTTTTGTCTGGCAATGTGGAGAATTTGAT GTGCTTAGTGAGACATTTGATGTGATGGAGTttgatttttcaaaacaaatatgCCAATGTCAAGGAAAATCCCAG GTTAAGTTCACCAAGACCGGGGTATGTCATGGATTTGTGCTGTGGATTAACTGGGTGATGGATTTGCAAAATTCTGTTGTGATATCAACTGGTCCAGGTCACTCATTTCCCTTTCCAACATTAACTAAAGCTATGAAGCCTCACTCTTCCATTCAACACCTGTGGCAAAAATTATAG
- the LOC100305888 gene encoding uncharacterized protein LOC100305888, whose translation MVLHLVPLANLHLQATRPAVVGFAFPLLLKFLMGFRIFRDNALHQSRLFLFQLGQIAFNTEARVSNVARMERALRLIWRTLTPSPSSTTDNSQVTQQSLHDLSMLSL comes from the coding sequence ATGGTGTTGCATTTGGTGCCTCTGGCGAATCTCCACTTACAAGCCACGAGACCCGCGGTGGTTGGGTTCGCGTTCCCACTGCTCCTCAAGTTCTTGATGGGCTTCAGGATCTTCCGAGACAACGCGCTTCACCAGTCAAGACTCTTCCTTTTCCAATTGGGTCAAATTGCGTTCAACACCGAAGCCCGAGTCTCCAACGTGGCCAGAATGGAACGTGCTCTCAGGTTAATTTGGAGAACACTCACTCCTTCTCCTTCATCCACCACCGATAATTCCCAAGTCACTCAACAGAGCCTCCATGACCTTTCTATGCTTTCGCTCTAG